Proteins found in one Candidatus Delongbacteria bacterium genomic segment:
- the rplD gene encoding 50S ribosomal protein L4 encodes MDVIIHKKDGSPTSERIELPDAVFNIENPNGHAVYLAVVSEETAKRQGTHATLNRCLVSGGGRKPYKQKGTGNARQGTSRAPQYRHGGTVFGPQPHEYEKKVNKKVRQLAKMSAYTLRAREQKVVVVEDFSYDKPASKAMAGLLKAFTLEGRRVLFLTAGTDRNLYLSARNIYKLELKPADQPSVRDIVGSEVIVLQKSAVARLQEVYGG; translated from the coding sequence ATGGACGTGATCATCCACAAGAAGGACGGCTCCCCGACCAGCGAGCGCATTGAGCTGCCGGATGCCGTGTTCAACATCGAGAACCCCAACGGCCACGCCGTTTACCTGGCGGTGGTGTCGGAGGAGACCGCCAAGCGGCAGGGCACCCACGCCACGCTGAACCGCTGCCTGGTCAGCGGCGGCGGTCGCAAGCCCTACAAGCAGAAGGGCACGGGCAACGCGCGGCAGGGCACCAGCCGGGCCCCGCAGTACCGCCACGGCGGCACGGTCTTCGGACCCCAGCCCCACGAATACGAGAAGAAGGTCAACAAGAAGGTTCGCCAGTTGGCCAAGATGAGCGCCTATACGCTGCGCGCCCGGGAGCAGAAGGTCGTCGTGGTCGAGGACTTCAGCTATGACAAGCCGGCCTCCAAGGCCATGGCCGGTCTGCTCAAGGCCTTCACCCTGGAAGGACGGCGCGTGTTGTTCCTGACCGCGGGGACGGATCGCAACCTGTACCTGTCGGCGCGCAACATCTACAAGCTGGAGCTTAAGCCGGCGGACCAGCCCAGCGTGCGGGACATCGTGGGCAGCGAGGTGATCGTGCTGCAGAAGAGCGCGGTGGCCCGCCTGCAGGAGGTGTACGGTGGCTGA